In Desulforamulus hydrothermalis Lam5 = DSM 18033, a genomic segment contains:
- a CDS encoding FhaA domain-containing protein — protein sequence MRLFAGLESSLEKYIEGFFKDKFSADARVQPTDIAKKLARAMRDKRRVSVSHVYVPNEYTVKLHTADYQAIFPMAALLSEELADYLVQKASEKKFTLVGRPRITFAEGEKVAAGDIVIESKFGVPDTGQVADHAGTPPATLPTDNQDTIDYRPLSDTAPLFDVKPKYSAVLVVEEGKDAGKEFPLTDYRTSIGRRDTCDIVLADSSVSRRHAQIEKTGGRFWLTDLNSTNGTYVNGLPVDKTELTTGDVITVGNTVLIFKEI from the coding sequence GTGCGACTGTTCGCGGGGCTGGAAAGCAGTTTGGAAAAGTACATTGAAGGTTTTTTTAAAGATAAGTTCAGTGCTGATGCCCGGGTACAGCCCACGGACATAGCCAAAAAGTTGGCCCGGGCGATGCGGGATAAACGGCGGGTTAGTGTTTCCCATGTCTACGTACCCAATGAATATACCGTAAAACTGCATACAGCGGATTATCAAGCGATCTTCCCTATGGCTGCCCTGTTGTCGGAAGAACTGGCAGACTACCTGGTACAAAAAGCGTCGGAAAAAAAGTTTACCCTGGTTGGACGGCCTCGTATTACTTTTGCCGAGGGGGAAAAGGTGGCAGCAGGGGATATTGTGATAGAAAGTAAATTTGGTGTGCCGGATACAGGACAGGTGGCAGACCATGCCGGTACCCCCCCTGCAACTCTGCCGACGGATAATCAGGATACTATAGATTACAGGCCTTTATCGGACACTGCTCCTTTATTTGATGTCAAGCCAAAATATTCGGCGGTTTTAGTGGTTGAGGAAGGAAAGGATGCCGGCAAAGAATTTCCCTTGACCGATTACCGCACCAGCATTGGCCGCCGTGATACCTGCGACATTGTTCTGGCAGACAGCAGCGTGTCCAGAAGGCATGCCCAAATAGAAAAAACAGGCGGCCGTTTTTGGCTGACCGATCTCAACAGTACCAACGGAACCTATGTGAACGGTTTGCCTGTAGATAAAACAGAATTAACTACCGGCGACGTCATTACGGTGGGTAATACAGTTCTTATTTTTAAGGAGATTTAA
- a CDS encoding FHA domain-containing protein produces MLSLAITVLRTIFLILLYLFIFRLTVSMFDRLRENARENRQPVERVPSCPAVCGGDGAVLQVVTSADQEIRPGDTYPLGDVTRLGRGAGNHIIFSGPHASHEHARIFYQQGQYWLEDLGSLNSTYLNEMPLTKPTVLANGDRIRIGEVIFRFVRWAYEMESNY; encoded by the coding sequence GTGCTGTCACTGGCCATAACCGTCTTAAGAACCATCTTTTTAATTTTACTATATTTATTTATTTTTCGCTTAACTGTCAGCATGTTCGACCGTCTGCGGGAGAATGCCCGGGAAAACCGGCAGCCGGTGGAACGCGTGCCTTCCTGTCCGGCGGTTTGCGGGGGCGACGGTGCGGTTTTACAGGTGGTGACCTCCGCTGATCAAGAAATCCGGCCCGGTGACACCTATCCCCTGGGCGACGTAACCAGGCTGGGGCGGGGAGCGGGTAATCATATTATTTTCAGCGGTCCGCATGCTTCCCATGAACATGCCCGTATTTTTTATCAACAGGGTCAGTATTGGTTAGAAGATTTAGGCAGTTTAAACAGCACTTATCTTAATGAAATGCCGCTGACAAAACCTACTGTACTGGCCAACGGAGACCGTATTAGAATTGGTGAAGTTATTTTTCGATTTGTGAGGTGGGCGTATGAAATGGAGTCAAATTACTGA
- a CDS encoding Stp1/IreP family PP2C-type Ser/Thr phosphatase, giving the protein MKWSQITDVGRVRAGNEDSLCACPDIGLFAVADGMGGHKAGEIASSTALNYLAENLRQALKTTKDIQASIQRILQEANQRIFRLSSEFEAYRGMGTTVTAGLFQEYQLFIAHIGDSRAYLVRDDDIIQLTDDHSLVGEMLRHGGITEEQALCHPQRNVLTRAMGTAPAVTFDFYNRRLQPGDKILLCTDGLVNHMRPEEIKSTILAQKDLDLAVKLLLDTALARGGHDNITMILVEME; this is encoded by the coding sequence ATGAAATGGAGTCAAATTACTGATGTCGGACGGGTGAGAGCCGGCAATGAAGACAGTCTGTGCGCCTGCCCGGATATTGGCCTGTTTGCTGTGGCTGATGGCATGGGAGGGCACAAGGCAGGAGAAATTGCCAGCAGCACGGCCCTTAATTACCTGGCGGAAAATTTGCGACAAGCATTAAAGACAACGAAAGATATCCAAGCCTCTATCCAGCGTATTTTACAGGAAGCTAATCAAAGGATTTTTCGGCTGTCCAGTGAATTTGAGGCATACCGCGGCATGGGCACAACCGTTACCGCCGGCCTCTTTCAGGAATACCAACTGTTTATTGCCCATATTGGCGACTCACGGGCTTACCTGGTAAGGGATGATGACATTATCCAGCTTACGGACGACCATTCCCTGGTCGGGGAAATGCTCCGCCATGGCGGTATTACCGAAGAACAGGCCCTCTGTCATCCCCAGCGTAATGTTTTAACACGGGCCATGGGAACTGCGCCGGCCGTTACCTTTGATTTTTACAACCGTCGGCTGCAGCCCGGAGACAAAATATTATTATGCACTGACGGCCTGGTTAACCACATGCGGCCCGAAGAAATAAAATCAACCATTCTGGCTCAAAAAGATTTAGACCTTGCGGTTAAGCTTTTATTGGATACTGCCCTGGCACGGGGAGGGCATGATAATATTACTATGATTCTGGTCGAAATGGAGTAA
- a CDS encoding peptidoglycan D,D-transpeptidase FtsI family protein: MQHNIRNLGYFLLCNFILLILYLSYLVLQQGQELAVHPQNRRLAAREAGIIRGTVYDRQGVVLAETKWLGERGKRIYLTENHISPFAHVVGYVSERYGAAGLEASYSKELLGLTEADTLNNLLDKVLNRRPRGHDLVLTLDAALQRTAWQALKGRRGAVVALDPQTGAVLAMVSSPAFDSNAIDRPGVWQGLNLDEENAPLLNRATQGAYPPGSAFKIITGAGILARATAQASSTVDCPGYVTVDGNRIADNRAHGTVDFIKAMAVSCNTYFATAGVKMGWQGLSDTFKRFGLNQDPDLGIPVRPGTLAVPERRSRSQLAETSFGQGDTLISPLHMALAGAAIANHGVIMKPYLVKEVRRADGQVLRVTASSVWQTAADPTVTEIIKQGMIAAVKWGTASPAAIPGVEVAGKTGTAETKTVRQPHSLPHAWFVGFAPANQPRVVVAVIVEKSGSGSRVAAPIAREVMAAYLRSENL, encoded by the coding sequence ATGCAGCATAATATTAGAAATCTGGGTTACTTTTTGCTGTGTAACTTTATTTTGCTGATTTTATATTTAAGCTACCTGGTTTTGCAGCAAGGTCAGGAGCTGGCTGTACACCCGCAAAACCGCCGTTTGGCAGCCAGAGAAGCCGGTATAATCAGAGGCACCGTCTATGATCGGCAGGGTGTTGTACTGGCGGAAACAAAATGGTTAGGGGAGCGGGGAAAAAGGATTTATTTAACAGAAAACCATATTTCTCCCTTTGCCCACGTGGTGGGTTATGTTTCTGAGAGATATGGCGCCGCCGGTTTGGAGGCTTCCTACAGTAAGGAATTATTGGGCCTTACCGAGGCAGACACTTTGAATAACCTGTTGGATAAAGTATTAAACCGCCGCCCCCGGGGGCATGATCTGGTGCTGACCCTGGACGCTGCTTTGCAAAGAACAGCCTGGCAGGCCTTAAAGGGCAGGCGGGGGGCGGTGGTGGCACTGGATCCGCAAACCGGTGCAGTACTGGCCATGGTCAGTTCACCGGCCTTTGACAGCAATGCCATTGACCGGCCCGGTGTGTGGCAGGGCTTAAACCTTGATGAGGAAAACGCCCCCCTGCTTAACCGCGCGACCCAAGGGGCCTATCCCCCCGGGTCGGCCTTTAAAATCATTACCGGGGCAGGCATCTTGGCCCGGGCAACTGCTCAAGCGTCCTCAACCGTTGATTGTCCCGGCTATGTGACGGTAGACGGCAACCGGATAGCCGACAACCGGGCTCACGGCACGGTAGATTTTATTAAAGCAATGGCTGTTTCTTGCAACACCTACTTTGCCACGGCAGGAGTAAAAATGGGTTGGCAGGGACTCAGCGATACTTTTAAGAGATTTGGTCTTAATCAAGATCCCGATTTAGGGATACCGGTACGTCCCGGTACTCTGGCTGTCCCTGAGCGACGCAGCCGGAGCCAGCTGGCGGAAACCTCCTTTGGTCAGGGGGATACCTTAATCAGCCCGTTGCATATGGCGCTGGCGGGAGCAGCCATTGCCAACCACGGTGTAATTATGAAGCCTTACCTGGTAAAAGAAGTTCGCAGGGCGGACGGTCAAGTGCTGCGGGTTACCGCAAGCAGTGTCTGGCAGACTGCCGCCGATCCAACGGTGACTGAGATAATTAAGCAAGGGATGATAGCTGCCGTTAAATGGGGTACCGCTTCCCCGGCGGCTATCCCGGGGGTGGAGGTAGCTGGGAAAACAGGCACCGCCGAGACCAAAACCGTCCGGCAGCCTCACAGTTTGCCCCATGCCTGGTTTGTCGGCTTTGCGCCTGCCAATCAACCCAGAGTAGTAGTGGCTGTAATTGTGGAAAAGTCCGGTTCCGGCAGTCGTGTGGCGGCTCCCATCGCCAGAGAAGTAATGGCAGCGTATTTGAGAAGCGAGAACTTATAG
- a CDS encoding FtsW/RodA/SpoVE family cell cycle protein, with protein sequence MTANLRKEERTLLYYIAAYLAVGLVTLYLGDPELRQVYQLSLAGGKQLPFWWFVILLSVGTMVGFWLISVYWRLAGFCCDPYLLPITAGLTALGLIFLFRLRPQYAERQFAWLLIGLLVLVILTTMFRKPDWLADYKYIYAAVGVLLLVLPIFFGQEQYGARSWLNLGILQIQPSEFVKILLVLFLAGFLAENRRILSAGQQQIFGISIPGVREYGPLVVMWGISLLILVFQKDLGTALIYFCTFLAMVYVATARMFYVGIGLALFFLGGTAAYHIFDHVRSRVEIWLNPWPFLEGKGYQIIQSLFALGSGGIAGSGLGQGLPELIPAVHTDFIFSAIVEELGLLGGCAVLLLYMCFIYRGLLIALAARHDFAALTAVGLTALMGLQTFIIIAGVIKLLPMTGVTLPFISYGGSSLVANFVLLGLLLNISHEVNRNHAA encoded by the coding sequence TTGACAGCCAACCTGCGTAAAGAAGAACGAACCTTGTTGTATTACATTGCCGCTTATCTGGCTGTAGGGCTGGTTACCCTTTATTTAGGGGACCCGGAGCTGCGGCAGGTTTATCAGTTGTCACTGGCCGGCGGTAAACAGTTACCCTTCTGGTGGTTTGTTATCTTGCTAAGTGTCGGTACTATGGTTGGTTTTTGGCTGATCAGTGTGTATTGGCGGCTGGCCGGATTTTGCTGTGATCCTTATTTATTGCCTATTACAGCCGGCTTAACTGCCCTGGGTTTAATCTTTCTGTTTCGTTTGCGTCCCCAGTATGCCGAGAGGCAGTTTGCCTGGTTATTAATTGGTTTACTGGTGCTGGTCATCCTGACCACCATGTTCAGGAAACCGGACTGGTTGGCTGATTACAAGTATATTTATGCTGCTGTCGGTGTACTGCTGTTGGTACTGCCTATCTTTTTCGGCCAGGAACAGTATGGTGCCCGCAGCTGGTTAAATCTTGGCATATTACAAATTCAGCCCTCAGAATTTGTTAAAATATTATTGGTTTTGTTTTTGGCGGGTTTTCTAGCAGAAAACAGGAGAATTTTATCGGCGGGCCAGCAACAAATTTTTGGCATCAGCATACCGGGCGTCCGCGAGTATGGTCCCCTGGTGGTGATGTGGGGGATTTCCCTGCTAATACTGGTCTTCCAAAAGGATCTGGGAACTGCACTGATTTATTTTTGCACCTTTCTGGCTATGGTATATGTTGCTACCGCCCGCATGTTTTATGTGGGCATAGGATTAGCTTTATTTTTCCTGGGAGGAACCGCAGCTTATCATATTTTTGACCATGTGAGATCAAGGGTGGAAATATGGTTAAATCCCTGGCCTTTTCTGGAGGGGAAAGGGTATCAAATTATTCAATCATTGTTTGCACTGGGATCGGGCGGGATTGCCGGCAGCGGCCTGGGGCAAGGATTGCCTGAATTAATTCCTGCCGTACATACAGATTTTATTTTCTCCGCCATTGTGGAGGAATTGGGGCTGCTGGGCGGCTGTGCAGTACTGCTGCTTTATATGTGCTTTATTTACCGCGGCCTGCTGATTGCCCTGGCGGCCCGCCATGATTTTGCTGCCTTGACAGCCGTTGGCTTAACGGCCCTCATGGGGCTGCAAACCTTTATTATTATTGCAGGAGTGATTAAGCTGCTGCCCATGACCGGGGTAACGCTGCCCTTTATCAGTTACGGCGGCAGTTCCCTGGTGGCCAACTTTGTGTTGCTGGGCTTGCTCCTTAATATTTCCCACGAGGTAAACCGTAACCATGCAGCATAA